The proteins below are encoded in one region of Acidobacteriota bacterium:
- a CDS encoding FkbM family methyltransferase — MTDPSHDSTPMTARSFNEHDVILKYFQAHPRPGVMLDVGAMLGSSFQAFTELEWQIYAFEPDPQKNLREAFHGQPEVHLFDCALSDEPGQEIPFFSSPESQGISTLKPFLPSHREVAKVEVKTLTEVMRGEKLRRVDYLKVDTEGFDLKVLRGFPWRRPGFDLLRRSCRPEIVLCEFDDYKSAQQHFTHQDLGQFLLAQGYEVYLSEWRPIEEYGRPHSWVSVRLYPCDLIHPRSWGNFIAVSRRSHPETLRRLLLDAAVADRTRMLETLLHRDQALANLKGLERTMRERTAEIHDLKRAIHKRDETIAQLKETLSQKDQGLVRLTDTLEERNAGMEQRLESIHDLQEALHRKDESLARLKETVQEKDQGLERLRVSVAERNAGMEKRLADIHALKEAIGRRDEVLDRLKESVRQKDEGLARLREGLAQKDTAIAELRERIVEKNETLRELKGRLDGR; from the coding sequence ATGACCGACCCATCTCATGACTCGACCCCGATGACCGCGCGCTCGTTCAACGAACACGACGTCATTCTCAAATACTTTCAAGCCCACCCCCGGCCCGGGGTGATGCTCGACGTCGGTGCCATGCTCGGCAGCAGCTTTCAGGCCTTCACGGAGCTGGAATGGCAAATCTATGCCTTCGAGCCGGATCCGCAAAAGAACCTGCGCGAAGCGTTCCACGGCCAGCCCGAAGTTCACCTCTTCGACTGCGCCCTGTCCGACGAACCGGGCCAGGAGATTCCCTTCTTTTCCAGTCCCGAGAGCCAGGGCATCTCGACCCTCAAGCCCTTCCTGCCGTCGCATCGCGAAGTGGCCAAGGTCGAGGTCAAGACCCTGACCGAGGTCATGCGGGGGGAGAAACTCCGAAGGGTCGACTATCTCAAAGTCGACACGGAAGGATTCGACCTCAAGGTACTGCGGGGCTTCCCCTGGCGCCGACCAGGGTTCGACCTGCTGCGGAGAAGCTGCCGGCCGGAGATCGTGCTGTGCGAGTTCGACGACTACAAGTCCGCACAGCAACACTTCACCCACCAGGACCTCGGACAGTTCCTCCTCGCACAGGGCTACGAGGTCTACCTATCCGAGTGGCGTCCCATCGAAGAGTACGGTCGCCCCCATAGCTGGGTCTCGGTGCGCCTCTACCCGTGCGACTTGATCCACCCGCGGTCGTGGGGCAATTTCATTGCGGTGTCCCGGCGAAGTCATCCCGAGACCCTCCGGCGACTGCTCCTGGACGCGGCTGTTGCCGACCGCACCCGAATGCTGGAGACCCTCCTCCACCGGGATCAAGCGCTGGCCAATCTCAAAGGTCTCGAACGCACCATGAGGGAGCGGACCGCCGAGATCCATGATCTGAAGAGAGCAATCCACAAGCGGGACGAGACCATCGCCCAGCTCAAAGAGACCCTCAGCCAGAAGGACCAGGGGCTGGTCCGATTGACCGACACCCTGGAAGAGCGCAATGCGGGCATGGAACAGCGGCTCGAGTCCATTCACGACCTCCAGGAGGCCCTCCACCGGAAGGACGAGAGCCTGGCTCGCCTGAAGGAAACGGTGCAGGAGAAAGATCAAGGGCTGGAGCGCCTGAGGGTGAGCGTGGCGGAGCGCAACGCCGGCATGGAGAAACGACTGGCCGACATCCATGCCCTCAAGGAAGCCATCGGCCGCCGGGACGAGGTCCTGGACCGCCTGAAGGAATCCGTGCGCCAGAAAGACGAAGGACTGGCTCGCCTGCGGGAGGGTCTGGCCCAAAAGGACACCGCAATCGCCGAGTTGCGTGAGCGAATCGTGGAAAAGAACGAGACCCTACGGGAGCTCAAAGGAAGGCTCGACGGCAGATGA
- a CDS encoding glycosyltransferase family 2 protein produces the protein MSQPVTRPDRLPEGVSVVVPVFNSEDSLADLVAGLGRVLPTVARRFELILVNDGSGDGSWRKVEELAASQPWVVGIDLVRNFGQHNALLCGIRAARFRVVVTMDDDLQHPPEEVPRLLERLAEGFDVVYGPPIDPEHDLPRNLASLVSRMVLKTAMGVEHGRHASSFRAFRTSVRNGFAGYNGPFVCLDALLTWGASRFSHVPVRHEPRSQGHSNYTVAKLLGVAFNMMTGFSVRPLRAASLMGFAFSLFGGLVLVYVVGRYVIEGGSVPGFPFLASIIAILSGVQLLALGVIGEYLARMHFRLMDRPPYVAREVSGGEGTVRNPG, from the coding sequence ATGTCTCAGCCCGTTACCCGTCCGGATCGTCTACCGGAGGGGGTGTCCGTCGTGGTTCCGGTCTTCAATAGCGAAGACTCCCTCGCCGATCTGGTGGCGGGACTGGGACGCGTGTTGCCGACGGTGGCGAGGCGATTCGAGCTGATCCTGGTGAACGACGGCAGCGGCGACGGGAGCTGGCGAAAGGTGGAGGAATTGGCGGCGAGCCAGCCGTGGGTTGTGGGCATCGACCTGGTGAGGAATTTCGGTCAGCACAACGCTCTGCTGTGCGGCATCCGAGCGGCGCGCTTCCGGGTGGTCGTGACCATGGATGACGACCTCCAGCATCCTCCGGAGGAGGTACCTCGACTGCTGGAGCGGCTCGCCGAGGGATTCGATGTGGTCTACGGGCCGCCGATCGATCCGGAGCACGATCTGCCGAGAAACCTGGCCTCGTTGGTGAGCAGGATGGTGTTGAAGACCGCCATGGGGGTGGAACATGGGCGTCACGCCAGTTCGTTCCGCGCCTTTCGCACTTCCGTGCGGAACGGCTTCGCCGGCTACAACGGTCCCTTCGTCTGCCTGGATGCCTTGCTGACCTGGGGAGCCAGTCGGTTTTCTCACGTACCGGTGCGCCACGAGCCGCGCAGCCAGGGCCACTCAAACTACACGGTGGCGAAGCTGCTGGGCGTGGCCTTCAACATGATGACCGGCTTCTCGGTCCGGCCCCTGCGGGCCGCCAGCTTGATGGGTTTCGCCTTCTCGCTGTTCGGCGGGCTGGTGCTGGTCTATGTGGTCGGCAGGTACGTGATCGAGGGTGGCTCGGTGCCGGGCTTTCCCTTCCTCGCCTCGATCATCGCAATCCTCTCCGGAGTTCAACTGCTGGCGCTTGGAGTGATCGGCGAGTATCTGGCCCGCATGCACTTCCGCCTGATGGATCGTCCGCCTTATGTGGCGCGCGAAGTCTCCGGCGGAGAGGGCACCGTCAGGAATCCCGGCTAG